One part of the Mesorhizobium sp. M4B.F.Ca.ET.058.02.1.1 genome encodes these proteins:
- the livM gene encoding high-affinity branched-chain amino acid ABC transporter permease LivM: protein MAVTVNPERDAVATPIQQAFREALYAGAIALGLFVLLIGLRTDQNISNELILVQRWRLLALVVILTAVGRFLYIAYVQPFVAGLKVADVDTGLMPSSLATRFFKLSYFIAAIVLAAVLLVLAGSLDGLLGPDLAGYARFLRALAIIYALASVLFYFRSFIQAHFSVLGVSALALYPIIVVLALALYTGSMAGGFQGSLKWVDNFGIQILIYVMLAWGLNIVVGLAGLLDLGYVAFYAVGAYAYALLGTHFGLSFWILLPAAGCMAAFWGVMLGFPVLRLRGDYLAIVTLAFGEIIRLVLINWREVTNGSAGISGIPKVSFFGLMSFNVSDPNYIGKVLDIAASSAYYKIFLYYLILLLCLLTAFVTVRLRRLPVGRAWEALREDEIACRSLGINTTTTKLTAFATGAMFGGFAGSFFAARQGFVSPESFVFLESAIVLAIVVLGGMGSLGGIAVAALVMIGGTEALRELDFLKRIFGPDFTPELYRMLLFGMAMVIVMLWKPRGFVGSREPTAFLKERRAVSGSFTKEGHG from the coding sequence ATGGCGGTCACAGTAAATCCGGAGCGCGACGCCGTCGCCACTCCCATCCAGCAGGCTTTCCGCGAAGCGCTCTATGCCGGCGCCATCGCTCTTGGGCTGTTCGTGCTGTTGATCGGTCTGAGGACCGACCAGAACATCTCCAACGAGCTGATCCTGGTGCAACGCTGGCGCCTGCTTGCCCTCGTGGTGATTCTCACCGCCGTCGGACGCTTCCTCTACATCGCCTATGTCCAGCCCTTCGTGGCCGGCCTGAAAGTCGCGGATGTCGATACCGGTTTGATGCCGTCCAGCTTGGCGACGCGATTTTTCAAATTGTCGTATTTCATTGCCGCCATCGTGCTAGCGGCTGTGCTGCTTGTGTTGGCCGGCTCCCTTGATGGGTTGCTGGGGCCGGATCTTGCCGGCTATGCACGGTTCTTGCGGGCGCTTGCCATCATCTATGCGTTAGCTTCGGTGCTGTTCTATTTCCGCAGTTTCATTCAAGCCCACTTCTCCGTATTGGGCGTTAGTGCGCTGGCGCTCTATCCGATTATCGTTGTCCTAGCGCTTGCGCTGTACACTGGGTCGATGGCCGGTGGATTCCAAGGCTCGCTAAAATGGGTCGACAATTTCGGTATCCAGATCCTGATCTATGTGATGCTGGCCTGGGGGTTGAACATCGTTGTCGGCCTGGCTGGCCTGCTCGATCTCGGCTACGTCGCCTTCTACGCGGTCGGCGCCTACGCCTATGCGCTGCTCGGCACGCATTTCGGCCTGTCGTTCTGGATACTGTTGCCGGCCGCCGGCTGCATGGCCGCCTTCTGGGGTGTCATGCTCGGCTTCCCGGTGCTGCGGCTGCGCGGCGACTATCTGGCGATCGTGACGCTAGCCTTCGGCGAGATCATCCGCCTGGTGCTGATCAACTGGCGTGAGGTGACCAACGGCTCGGCCGGCATTTCCGGCATTCCGAAAGTCTCCTTCTTCGGCCTGATGTCGTTCAACGTCTCGGATCCGAACTACATCGGCAAGGTATTGGACATCGCCGCTTCGAGCGCCTATTACAAAATCTTCCTCTATTACCTGATCCTGCTGCTCTGCCTGCTCACCGCCTTCGTCACCGTGAGGCTGCGCCGCCTGCCGGTCGGCCGCGCCTGGGAAGCGCTGCGCGAGGACGAGATCGCCTGCCGCTCGCTTGGCATCAACACCACCACGACCAAGCTGACCGCGTTTGCCACCGGCGCCATGTTCGGCGGCTTCGCCGGCTCGTTCTTCGCCGCGCGGCAAGGGTTCGTCAGCCCGGAATCCTTCGTCTTCCTGGAATCGGCGATTGTCCTTGCGATCGTCGTGCTCGGCGGCATGGGTTCGCTGGGCGGCATCGCGGTGGCGGCGCTTGTGATGATCGGCGGCACCGAAGCGCTGCGCGAACTCGATTTCCTAAAGCGAATTTTCGGTCCCGATTTCACACCGGAACTCTACCGCATGCTTTTGTTCGGCATGGCCATGGTCATCGTCATGCTTTGGAAGCCGCGCGGCTTCGTCGGCAGTCGCGAGCCGACAGCCTTCCTCAAGGAGCGAAGAGCCGTCTCAGGCTCCTTCACCAAGGAGGGCCACGGCTGA